A single genomic interval of Falco cherrug isolate bFalChe1 chromosome 8, bFalChe1.pri, whole genome shotgun sequence harbors:
- the MARCHF7 gene encoding E3 ubiquitin-protein ligase MARCHF7 isoform X3: protein MESKPSRIPRRISVQASSSSLGSRTLTGNSLAGAYSARESSWRLESGYQESNVLNSSSRDWGIGETDTHETPWKLTTSSPTRYSGTLDHPRSGRFWGSRSRLSTSSSAHFASGCYGESERTQGAYSRLHSQQRDSDSKRPKLSCTSTSSVRSNGLTAFSDSSWRYSRIPRSSSVMLGSLGTELVRERRELERRTDLSVNNLVDHSYRSSDFSSSTYLQDRPASSYAEGARPKENSLSALRLNASMNRQLPSDHRPSFFNRDSNMSSSRSSYSSRQRRNELESPQRSMQPAFSLAAMRDETPSSSGSERVLSSQRSLNEPTADSEGRRTTRQLLSRLASSMSSTFFSRRSSQDSLHTRPLGSEESTVPRVQASTLSSSNGAATPLSEVPGLQTSEASQGFSFLRRRWGLSGVSQNHNSDSDGESYRPDSESRSTGSWLSSSLRNRCTPLFSRRRREGRDESSRISTSDTTARSQHVFRRRESVPPTLGSSLSDNLMITVDIIPSGWNQSDGQESGKSKIPPSRDPERLQKIKESLLLEDSEDEEGDLCRICQMSSASSDNLLIEPCKCTGSLQYVHQECMKKWLQSKINSGSSLEAVTTCELCKEKLHLNLEDFDIHELYRAHANEQADYEFISSGLYLVVLLHLCEQRFSDMLGTASEASTRVRLPRMILKTDAGRTFILQEINRIAAEMLNWQEQRQHAFVFFLSLVKSALNITVVFEVLLNSKSAARQWDSVDLQTTQHVQGLDK from the exons ATGGAGTCAAAACCCTCAAGAATTCCTCGAAGGATATCTGTTCAGGCCTCCAGCTCTTCGCTAGGATCTAGGACGTTGACTGGGAACAGTTTAGCTGGTGCATATAGTGCAAGAGAATCTTCATGGAGATTAGAATCTGGATACCAG GAATCCAATGTATTGAATAGTTCCAGTAGAGACTGGGGAATCGGAGAAACAGACACCCATGAAACTCCTTGGAAGCTTACAACGTCCTCTCCAACTCGCTACTCAGGGACACTTGATCATCCACGTTCTGGAAGATTTTGGGGAAGCAGAAGCAGATTG TCTACATCTTCTTCCGCTCATTTTGCATCTGGGTGTTACGGTGAGTCTGAGAGAACTCAGGGAGCATATTCAAGACTGCATAGCCAGCAGCGAGATAGTGATTCAAAGAGACCTAAGCTATCTTGTACATCTACCTCTTCTGTGAGAAGTAATGGCTTGACTGCCTTTTCAG attcCTCTTGGAGGTACAGTAGGATTCCTAGATCTTCATCAGTGATGCTTGGCTCCCTTGGAACTGAGCTAGTGAGAGAGCGAAGAGAATTAGAAAGAAGAACAGATCTCTCCGTTAATAACCTGGTGGATCACAGCTACAGAAGCAGTGACTTTTCATCTTCAACAT ATCTTCAAGACAGGCCTGCCTCTTCATATGCAGAGGGAGCAAGACCAAAAGAGAACTCATTAAGCGCTTTGAGGCTGAATGCATCCATGAACCGCCAGTTGCCTTCTGATCATCGGCCATCTTTTTTCAACAGAGACTCTAACATGAGCTCTTCAAGATCCAGCTATTCTTCAagacaaaggagaaatgaaTTGGAGTCTCCCCAGAGGAGCATGCAGCCAGCATTTTCTCTTGCTGCCATGAGAGATGAAACTCCTTCTTCAAGTGGTTCTGAAAGGGTTTTATCTTCTCAGAGGTCATTGAATGAGCCTACAGCTGACAGCGAAGGGAGGCGCACAACCAGACAGCTGCTATCTCGTTTAGCATCTAGTATGTCATCTACATTTTTCTCTCGAAGGTCTAGCCAAGATTCATTGCATACAAGACCATTAGGCTCTGAAGAGTCAACGGTCCCAAGAGTTCAAGCTTCTACTCTGTCAAGCAGTAATGGAGCTGCAACTCCGTTGTCCGAAGTTCCAGGACTTCAGACATCTGAAGCTTCTCAGGGATTTAGTTTTCTTAGGCGAAGATGGGGTTTATCAGgagtttcacagaatcataacTCAGATTCAGATGGAGAAAGTTACAGGCCAGACTCTGAAAGTAGGAGCACAGGATCCTGGTTATCATCATCTCTGAGGAACAGATGCACACCTCTCTTTTCCAGAcgaagaagagaaggaagagatgaATCCTCAAGGATCTCTACCTCTGATACAACTGCTAGATCACAACATGTCTTCAGAAGAAGAGAGTCAG TGCCTCCAACATTAGGAAGCAGTCTGTCTGACAATCTTATGATAACTGTAGATATTATTCCCTCTGGCTGGAATCAGTCTGATGGACAGGAAAGTGGCAAGTCTAAAATACCACCTTCAAGAGATCCAGAAAGGCTCCAGAAAATTAAAGAGAG CCTGCTTTTAGAAGATTCTGAAGATGAAGAGGGTGACTTATGCAGAATCTGTCAGATGTCCTCTGCGAGTTCTGACAACCTTCTAATAGAGCCATGCAAATGCACTGGCAGTCTGCAGTATGTTCACCAGGAGTGCATGAAAAAGTGGCTGCAGTCCAAGATTAATTCAG GTTCTTCTTTGGAAGCAGTAACAACTTGTGAACTGTGCAAAGAGAAGTTGCACCTGAATCTGGAAGACTTTGATATTCATGAACTCTATAGGGCACATGCGAATGAACAA GCAGACTATGAATTTATCAGCTCTGGTCTCTACCTTGTAGTGTTGTTACACTTATGTGAGCAGCGCTTTTCTGATATGCTAGGAACTGCAAGTGAGGCCAGCACACGTGTCAGA CTTCCGAGGATGATTCTGAAGACTGATGCTGGTAGAACCTTCATACTGCAAGAGATAAATAGAattgctgcagaaatgctgaactGGCAAGAACAACGTCaacatgcatttgtttttttcctctccttagTAAAAAGTGCATTGAATATTACTGTAGTTTTTGAAGTATTGTTGAATTCAAAATCAGCTGCTCGGCAGTGGGACTCAGTGGACTTGCAAACTACTCAGCATGTGCAAGGATtagataaataa
- the MARCHF7 gene encoding E3 ubiquitin-protein ligase MARCHF7 isoform X5 codes for MESKPSRIPRRISVQASSSSLGSRTLTGNSLAGAYSARESSWRLESGYQESNVLNSSSRDWGIGETDTHETPWKLTTSSPTRYSGTLDHPRSGRFWGSRSRLSTSSSAHFASGCYGESERTQGAYSRLHSQQRDSDSKRPKLSCTSTSSVRSNGLTAFSDSSWRYSRIPRSSSVMLGSLGTELVRERRELERRTDLSVNNLVDHSYRSSDFSSSTYLQDRPASSYAEGARPKENSLSALRLNASMNRQLPSDHRPSFFNRDSNMSSSRSSYSSRQRRNELESPQRSMQPAFSLAAMRDETPSSSGSERVLSSQRSLNEPTADSEGRRTTRQLLSRLASSMSSTFFSRRSSQDSLHTRPLGSEESTVPRVQASTLSSSNGAATPLSEVPGLQTSEASQGFSFLRRRWGLSGVSQNHNSDSDGESYRPDSESRSTGSWLSSSLRNRCTPLFSRRRREGRDESSRISTSDTTARSQHVFRRRESVPPTLGSSLSDNLMITVDIIPSGWNQSDGQESGKSKIPPSRDPERLQKIKESLLLEDSEDEEGDLCRICQMSSASSDNLLIEPCKCTGSLQYVHQECMKKWLQSKINSGSSLEAVTTCELCKEKLHLNLEDFDIHELYRAHANEQADYEFISSGLYLVVLLHLCEQRFSDMLGTASEASTRVRFINLARTLQAHMEDIETSEDDSED; via the exons ATGGAGTCAAAACCCTCAAGAATTCCTCGAAGGATATCTGTTCAGGCCTCCAGCTCTTCGCTAGGATCTAGGACGTTGACTGGGAACAGTTTAGCTGGTGCATATAGTGCAAGAGAATCTTCATGGAGATTAGAATCTGGATACCAG GAATCCAATGTATTGAATAGTTCCAGTAGAGACTGGGGAATCGGAGAAACAGACACCCATGAAACTCCTTGGAAGCTTACAACGTCCTCTCCAACTCGCTACTCAGGGACACTTGATCATCCACGTTCTGGAAGATTTTGGGGAAGCAGAAGCAGATTG TCTACATCTTCTTCCGCTCATTTTGCATCTGGGTGTTACGGTGAGTCTGAGAGAACTCAGGGAGCATATTCAAGACTGCATAGCCAGCAGCGAGATAGTGATTCAAAGAGACCTAAGCTATCTTGTACATCTACCTCTTCTGTGAGAAGTAATGGCTTGACTGCCTTTTCAG attcCTCTTGGAGGTACAGTAGGATTCCTAGATCTTCATCAGTGATGCTTGGCTCCCTTGGAACTGAGCTAGTGAGAGAGCGAAGAGAATTAGAAAGAAGAACAGATCTCTCCGTTAATAACCTGGTGGATCACAGCTACAGAAGCAGTGACTTTTCATCTTCAACAT ATCTTCAAGACAGGCCTGCCTCTTCATATGCAGAGGGAGCAAGACCAAAAGAGAACTCATTAAGCGCTTTGAGGCTGAATGCATCCATGAACCGCCAGTTGCCTTCTGATCATCGGCCATCTTTTTTCAACAGAGACTCTAACATGAGCTCTTCAAGATCCAGCTATTCTTCAagacaaaggagaaatgaaTTGGAGTCTCCCCAGAGGAGCATGCAGCCAGCATTTTCTCTTGCTGCCATGAGAGATGAAACTCCTTCTTCAAGTGGTTCTGAAAGGGTTTTATCTTCTCAGAGGTCATTGAATGAGCCTACAGCTGACAGCGAAGGGAGGCGCACAACCAGACAGCTGCTATCTCGTTTAGCATCTAGTATGTCATCTACATTTTTCTCTCGAAGGTCTAGCCAAGATTCATTGCATACAAGACCATTAGGCTCTGAAGAGTCAACGGTCCCAAGAGTTCAAGCTTCTACTCTGTCAAGCAGTAATGGAGCTGCAACTCCGTTGTCCGAAGTTCCAGGACTTCAGACATCTGAAGCTTCTCAGGGATTTAGTTTTCTTAGGCGAAGATGGGGTTTATCAGgagtttcacagaatcataacTCAGATTCAGATGGAGAAAGTTACAGGCCAGACTCTGAAAGTAGGAGCACAGGATCCTGGTTATCATCATCTCTGAGGAACAGATGCACACCTCTCTTTTCCAGAcgaagaagagaaggaagagatgaATCCTCAAGGATCTCTACCTCTGATACAACTGCTAGATCACAACATGTCTTCAGAAGAAGAGAGTCAG TGCCTCCAACATTAGGAAGCAGTCTGTCTGACAATCTTATGATAACTGTAGATATTATTCCCTCTGGCTGGAATCAGTCTGATGGACAGGAAAGTGGCAAGTCTAAAATACCACCTTCAAGAGATCCAGAAAGGCTCCAGAAAATTAAAGAGAG CCTGCTTTTAGAAGATTCTGAAGATGAAGAGGGTGACTTATGCAGAATCTGTCAGATGTCCTCTGCGAGTTCTGACAACCTTCTAATAGAGCCATGCAAATGCACTGGCAGTCTGCAGTATGTTCACCAGGAGTGCATGAAAAAGTGGCTGCAGTCCAAGATTAATTCAG GTTCTTCTTTGGAAGCAGTAACAACTTGTGAACTGTGCAAAGAGAAGTTGCACCTGAATCTGGAAGACTTTGATATTCATGAACTCTATAGGGCACATGCGAATGAACAA GCAGACTATGAATTTATCAGCTCTGGTCTCTACCTTGTAGTGTTGTTACACTTATGTGAGCAGCGCTTTTCTGATATGCTAGGAACTGCAAGTGAGGCCAGCACACGTGTCAGA TTTATTAACCTTGCAAGAACTCTTCAGGCACATATGGAAGATATTGAAA CTTCCGAGGATGATTCTGAAGACTGA
- the MARCHF7 gene encoding E3 ubiquitin-protein ligase MARCHF7 isoform X1, translating into MESKPSRIPRRISVQASSSSLGSRTLTGNSLAGAYSARESSWRLESGYQESNVLNSSSRDWGIGETDTHETPWKLTTSSPTRYSGTLDHPRSGRFWGSRSRLSTSSSAHFASGCYGESERTQGAYSRLHSQQRDSDSKRPKLSCTSTSSVRSNGLTAFSDSSWRYSRIPRSSSVMLGSLGTELVRERRELERRTDLSVNNLVDHSYRSSDFSSSTYLQDRPASSYAEGARPKENSLSALRLNASMNRQLPSDHRPSFFNRDSNMSSSRSSYSSRQRRNELESPQRSMQPAFSLAAMRDETPSSSGSERVLSSQRSLNEPTADSEGRRTTRQLLSRLASSMSSTFFSRRSSQDSLHTRPLGSEESTVPRVQASTLSSSNGAATPLSEVPGLQTSEASQGFSFLRRRWGLSGVSQNHNSDSDGESYRPDSESRSTGSWLSSSLRNRCTPLFSRRRREGRDESSRISTSDTTARSQHVFRRRESGEETSLEASDSPPRASVSRPPTPAVSGIPAATASPPHSAHSRRSSGTLPGSLFRFAVPPTLGSSLSDNLMITVDIIPSGWNQSDGQESGKSKIPPSRDPERLQKIKESLLLEDSEDEEGDLCRICQMSSASSDNLLIEPCKCTGSLQYVHQECMKKWLQSKINSGSSLEAVTTCELCKEKLHLNLEDFDIHELYRAHANEQADYEFISSGLYLVVLLHLCEQRFSDMLGTASEASTRVRLPRMILKTDAGRTFILQEINRIAAEMLNWQEQRQHAFVFFLSLVKSALNITVVFEVLLNSKSAARQWDSVDLQTTQHVQGLDK; encoded by the exons ATGGAGTCAAAACCCTCAAGAATTCCTCGAAGGATATCTGTTCAGGCCTCCAGCTCTTCGCTAGGATCTAGGACGTTGACTGGGAACAGTTTAGCTGGTGCATATAGTGCAAGAGAATCTTCATGGAGATTAGAATCTGGATACCAG GAATCCAATGTATTGAATAGTTCCAGTAGAGACTGGGGAATCGGAGAAACAGACACCCATGAAACTCCTTGGAAGCTTACAACGTCCTCTCCAACTCGCTACTCAGGGACACTTGATCATCCACGTTCTGGAAGATTTTGGGGAAGCAGAAGCAGATTG TCTACATCTTCTTCCGCTCATTTTGCATCTGGGTGTTACGGTGAGTCTGAGAGAACTCAGGGAGCATATTCAAGACTGCATAGCCAGCAGCGAGATAGTGATTCAAAGAGACCTAAGCTATCTTGTACATCTACCTCTTCTGTGAGAAGTAATGGCTTGACTGCCTTTTCAG attcCTCTTGGAGGTACAGTAGGATTCCTAGATCTTCATCAGTGATGCTTGGCTCCCTTGGAACTGAGCTAGTGAGAGAGCGAAGAGAATTAGAAAGAAGAACAGATCTCTCCGTTAATAACCTGGTGGATCACAGCTACAGAAGCAGTGACTTTTCATCTTCAACAT ATCTTCAAGACAGGCCTGCCTCTTCATATGCAGAGGGAGCAAGACCAAAAGAGAACTCATTAAGCGCTTTGAGGCTGAATGCATCCATGAACCGCCAGTTGCCTTCTGATCATCGGCCATCTTTTTTCAACAGAGACTCTAACATGAGCTCTTCAAGATCCAGCTATTCTTCAagacaaaggagaaatgaaTTGGAGTCTCCCCAGAGGAGCATGCAGCCAGCATTTTCTCTTGCTGCCATGAGAGATGAAACTCCTTCTTCAAGTGGTTCTGAAAGGGTTTTATCTTCTCAGAGGTCATTGAATGAGCCTACAGCTGACAGCGAAGGGAGGCGCACAACCAGACAGCTGCTATCTCGTTTAGCATCTAGTATGTCATCTACATTTTTCTCTCGAAGGTCTAGCCAAGATTCATTGCATACAAGACCATTAGGCTCTGAAGAGTCAACGGTCCCAAGAGTTCAAGCTTCTACTCTGTCAAGCAGTAATGGAGCTGCAACTCCGTTGTCCGAAGTTCCAGGACTTCAGACATCTGAAGCTTCTCAGGGATTTAGTTTTCTTAGGCGAAGATGGGGTTTATCAGgagtttcacagaatcataacTCAGATTCAGATGGAGAAAGTTACAGGCCAGACTCTGAAAGTAGGAGCACAGGATCCTGGTTATCATCATCTCTGAGGAACAGATGCACACCTCTCTTTTCCAGAcgaagaagagaaggaagagatgaATCCTCAAGGATCTCTACCTCTGATACAACTGCTAGATCACAACATGTCTTCAGAAGAAGAGAGTCAGGTGAGGAGACCTCTCTTGAGGCTTCAGATAGCCCTCCTCGGGCTTCTGTTAGCAGACCACCAACACCTGCAGTATCTGGTATTCCTGCAGCTACTGCCTCCCCACCACATTCAGCCCACAGTAGGAGAAGTTCTGGAACTCTGCCTGGTTCTCTCTTTCGCTTTGCAGTGCCTCCAACATTAGGAAGCAGTCTGTCTGACAATCTTATGATAACTGTAGATATTATTCCCTCTGGCTGGAATCAGTCTGATGGACAGGAAAGTGGCAAGTCTAAAATACCACCTTCAAGAGATCCAGAAAGGCTCCAGAAAATTAAAGAGAG CCTGCTTTTAGAAGATTCTGAAGATGAAGAGGGTGACTTATGCAGAATCTGTCAGATGTCCTCTGCGAGTTCTGACAACCTTCTAATAGAGCCATGCAAATGCACTGGCAGTCTGCAGTATGTTCACCAGGAGTGCATGAAAAAGTGGCTGCAGTCCAAGATTAATTCAG GTTCTTCTTTGGAAGCAGTAACAACTTGTGAACTGTGCAAAGAGAAGTTGCACCTGAATCTGGAAGACTTTGATATTCATGAACTCTATAGGGCACATGCGAATGAACAA GCAGACTATGAATTTATCAGCTCTGGTCTCTACCTTGTAGTGTTGTTACACTTATGTGAGCAGCGCTTTTCTGATATGCTAGGAACTGCAAGTGAGGCCAGCACACGTGTCAGA CTTCCGAGGATGATTCTGAAGACTGATGCTGGTAGAACCTTCATACTGCAAGAGATAAATAGAattgctgcagaaatgctgaactGGCAAGAACAACGTCaacatgcatttgtttttttcctctccttagTAAAAAGTGCATTGAATATTACTGTAGTTTTTGAAGTATTGTTGAATTCAAAATCAGCTGCTCGGCAGTGGGACTCAGTGGACTTGCAAACTACTCAGCATGTGCAAGGATtagataaataa
- the MARCHF7 gene encoding E3 ubiquitin-protein ligase MARCHF7 isoform X4, whose protein sequence is MESKPSRIPRRISVQASSSSLGSRTLTGNSLAGAYSARESSWRLESGYQESNVLNSSSRDWGIGETDTHETPWKLTTSSPTRYSGTLDHPRSGRFWGSRSRLSTSSSAHFASGCYGESERTQGAYSRLHSQQRDSDSKRPKLSCTSTSSVRSNGLTAFSDSSWRYSRIPRSSSVMLGSLGTELVRERRELERRTDLSVNNLVDHSYRSSDFSSSTYLQDRPASSYAEGARPKENSLSALRLNASMNRQLPSDHRPSFFNRDSNMSSSRSSYSSRQRRNELESPQRSMQPAFSLAAMRDETPSSSGSERVLSSQRSLNEPTADSEGRRTTRQLLSRLASSMSSTFFSRRSSQDSLHTRPLGSEESTVPRVQASTLSSSNGAATPLSEVPGLQTSEASQGFSFLRRRWGLSGVSQNHNSDSDGESYRPDSESRSTGSWLSSSLRNRCTPLFSRRRREGRDESSRISTSDTTARSQHVFRRRESGEETSLEASDSPPRASVSRPPTPAVSGIPAATASPPHSAHSRRSSGTLPGSLFRFAVPPTLGSSLSDNLMITVDIIPSGWNQSDGQESGKSKIPPSRDPERLQKIKESLLLEDSEDEEGDLCRICQMSSASSDNLLIEPCKCTGSLQYVHQECMKKWLQSKINSGSSLEAVTTCELCKEKLHLNLEDFDIHELYRAHANEQADYEFISSGLYLVVLLHLCEQRFSDMLGTASEASTRVRFINLARTLQAHMEDIETSEDDSED, encoded by the exons ATGGAGTCAAAACCCTCAAGAATTCCTCGAAGGATATCTGTTCAGGCCTCCAGCTCTTCGCTAGGATCTAGGACGTTGACTGGGAACAGTTTAGCTGGTGCATATAGTGCAAGAGAATCTTCATGGAGATTAGAATCTGGATACCAG GAATCCAATGTATTGAATAGTTCCAGTAGAGACTGGGGAATCGGAGAAACAGACACCCATGAAACTCCTTGGAAGCTTACAACGTCCTCTCCAACTCGCTACTCAGGGACACTTGATCATCCACGTTCTGGAAGATTTTGGGGAAGCAGAAGCAGATTG TCTACATCTTCTTCCGCTCATTTTGCATCTGGGTGTTACGGTGAGTCTGAGAGAACTCAGGGAGCATATTCAAGACTGCATAGCCAGCAGCGAGATAGTGATTCAAAGAGACCTAAGCTATCTTGTACATCTACCTCTTCTGTGAGAAGTAATGGCTTGACTGCCTTTTCAG attcCTCTTGGAGGTACAGTAGGATTCCTAGATCTTCATCAGTGATGCTTGGCTCCCTTGGAACTGAGCTAGTGAGAGAGCGAAGAGAATTAGAAAGAAGAACAGATCTCTCCGTTAATAACCTGGTGGATCACAGCTACAGAAGCAGTGACTTTTCATCTTCAACAT ATCTTCAAGACAGGCCTGCCTCTTCATATGCAGAGGGAGCAAGACCAAAAGAGAACTCATTAAGCGCTTTGAGGCTGAATGCATCCATGAACCGCCAGTTGCCTTCTGATCATCGGCCATCTTTTTTCAACAGAGACTCTAACATGAGCTCTTCAAGATCCAGCTATTCTTCAagacaaaggagaaatgaaTTGGAGTCTCCCCAGAGGAGCATGCAGCCAGCATTTTCTCTTGCTGCCATGAGAGATGAAACTCCTTCTTCAAGTGGTTCTGAAAGGGTTTTATCTTCTCAGAGGTCATTGAATGAGCCTACAGCTGACAGCGAAGGGAGGCGCACAACCAGACAGCTGCTATCTCGTTTAGCATCTAGTATGTCATCTACATTTTTCTCTCGAAGGTCTAGCCAAGATTCATTGCATACAAGACCATTAGGCTCTGAAGAGTCAACGGTCCCAAGAGTTCAAGCTTCTACTCTGTCAAGCAGTAATGGAGCTGCAACTCCGTTGTCCGAAGTTCCAGGACTTCAGACATCTGAAGCTTCTCAGGGATTTAGTTTTCTTAGGCGAAGATGGGGTTTATCAGgagtttcacagaatcataacTCAGATTCAGATGGAGAAAGTTACAGGCCAGACTCTGAAAGTAGGAGCACAGGATCCTGGTTATCATCATCTCTGAGGAACAGATGCACACCTCTCTTTTCCAGAcgaagaagagaaggaagagatgaATCCTCAAGGATCTCTACCTCTGATACAACTGCTAGATCACAACATGTCTTCAGAAGAAGAGAGTCAGGTGAGGAGACCTCTCTTGAGGCTTCAGATAGCCCTCCTCGGGCTTCTGTTAGCAGACCACCAACACCTGCAGTATCTGGTATTCCTGCAGCTACTGCCTCCCCACCACATTCAGCCCACAGTAGGAGAAGTTCTGGAACTCTGCCTGGTTCTCTCTTTCGCTTTGCAGTGCCTCCAACATTAGGAAGCAGTCTGTCTGACAATCTTATGATAACTGTAGATATTATTCCCTCTGGCTGGAATCAGTCTGATGGACAGGAAAGTGGCAAGTCTAAAATACCACCTTCAAGAGATCCAGAAAGGCTCCAGAAAATTAAAGAGAG CCTGCTTTTAGAAGATTCTGAAGATGAAGAGGGTGACTTATGCAGAATCTGTCAGATGTCCTCTGCGAGTTCTGACAACCTTCTAATAGAGCCATGCAAATGCACTGGCAGTCTGCAGTATGTTCACCAGGAGTGCATGAAAAAGTGGCTGCAGTCCAAGATTAATTCAG GTTCTTCTTTGGAAGCAGTAACAACTTGTGAACTGTGCAAAGAGAAGTTGCACCTGAATCTGGAAGACTTTGATATTCATGAACTCTATAGGGCACATGCGAATGAACAA GCAGACTATGAATTTATCAGCTCTGGTCTCTACCTTGTAGTGTTGTTACACTTATGTGAGCAGCGCTTTTCTGATATGCTAGGAACTGCAAGTGAGGCCAGCACACGTGTCAGA TTTATTAACCTTGCAAGAACTCTTCAGGCACATATGGAAGATATTGAAA CTTCCGAGGATGATTCTGAAGACTGA